A genome region from Cannabis sativa cultivar Pink pepper isolate KNU-18-1 unplaced genomic scaffold, ASM2916894v1 Contig7, whole genome shotgun sequence includes the following:
- the LOC115724692 gene encoding uncharacterized protein LOC115724692, with protein MEELKNQNESAYNWLAAKPPTEWTKAHFKEGVKCDMLLNNICESFNHAIMDARDKPIITLLESIRFWLMCRFCKRRESVLRWTETVHNNIVKIVRQRQNVSRHSSVTRANATMFEVRMNIGGAFTVDLDKRTCTCRVFQLSRIPCGHAFAAIWFCNHHQWGYIHDYYQKPAFQAAYEGTIFPMSSPDQWPNKGHNPILPPGDHNLPGRLRKKRKRAGDEPPPPTATKTRRFGLVMHCSNCREAGHTKAKCKKPKTTTPQTQVEKNKGGRPPSKNPSEETLKRRKRKEKQLARETRDNAPAAPNAGSSNPTT; from the exons ATGGAAGAGTTAAAGAATCAAAATGAGAGTGCTTACAACTGGTTGGCTGCTAAACCACCAACAGAATGGACAAAAGCACATTTTAAAGAGGGAGTTAAATGTGACATGTTACTGAACAACATATGTGAAAGTTTTAACCACGCTATCATGGATGCAAGGGACAAGCCAATAATTACTCTTCTAGAGAGTATAAGGTTCTGGTTAATGTGTCGATTttgcaagagaagagaatcTGTGTTGAGGTGGACAGAAACTGTCCACAATAACATTGTGAAGATTGTCAGACAACGGCAGAACGTTTCACGACACTCCTCAGTTACACGTGCCAATGCAACAATGTTTGAAGTTAGGATGAACATTGGAGGTGCATTTACGGTTGATTTGGATAAACGAACTTGCACTTGCAGAGTATTCCAGCTCTCAAGAATACCTTGTGGACATGCTTTCGCTGCTATTTGGTTTTGCAACCATCATCAATGGGGTTATATTCATGATTACTACCAGAAGCCAGCATTTCAAGCTGCTTATGAAGGCACAATCTTTCCTATGTCTAGCCCCGACCAATGGCCCAACAAAGGTCATAATCCGATCTTGCCTCCTGGAGACCACAACCTTCCGGGCAGACTtagaaagaagagaaagagagcgGGTGATGAGCCACCACCACCGACTGCAACTAAAACCAGGAGATTTGGACTGGTTATGCATTGCTCCAACTGCAGAGAAGCTGGACACACAAAAGCCAAATGCAAAAAACCAAAGACTACAACCCCACAGACACAG GTGGAGAAGAACAAAGGAGGCCGCCCACCTTCCAAAAACCCAAGTGAGGAAACTTTGAAGAGGAGGAAGAGGAAAGAGAAACAGTTGGCAAGGGAGACAAGGGATAATGCACCAGCAGCTCCAAATGCAGGGTCTTCCAATCCTACAACTTGA